In Amia ocellicauda isolate fAmiCal2 chromosome 5, fAmiCal2.hap1, whole genome shotgun sequence, a genomic segment contains:
- the LOC136749416 gene encoding large ribosomal subunit protein P2, with amino-acid sequence MRYVAAYLLAVLGGKTSPSSKDIKDILGSVGIEADDERLNKVISELNGKDVNEVMNAGLSKLASVPAGGVVVAAPAAGAAAPGAAPAAEEKKEEKKEESEESDEDMGFGLFD; translated from the exons ATGCGTTACGTGGCCGCTTATCTCCTGGCTGTGCTGGGTGGCAAAACCAGCCCCTCCTCCAAAGACATCAAGGACATCCTCGGGAGTGTAGGAATCGAGGCCGACGATGAGCGTCTCAACAAG GTCATCAGTGAACTGAACGGAAAGGACGTCAATGAAGTGATGAATGCAG GACTGTCGAAGTTAGCCTCCGTGCCAGCAGGGGGTGTTGTGGTCGCTGCTCCTGCCGCGGGGGCTGCTGCGCCTGGAGCTGCTCCTGCCG CGGAAGAGAAAAAGGAAGAGAAGAAAGAGGAATCTGAGGAGTCTGATGAAGACATGGGCTTTGGGCTCTTCGATTAA